In Indicator indicator isolate 239-I01 chromosome 29, UM_Iind_1.1, whole genome shotgun sequence, the following are encoded in one genomic region:
- the MBTD1 gene encoding MBT domain-containing protein 1 isoform X1 has product MFDGYDSCSEDTSSSSSSDESEEEVAPLPSSLPIIKNNGQVYTYPDGKSGMATCEMCGMVGVRDAFYSKTKRFCSVSCSRSYSSNSKKASILARLQVAGKPPTKKAKVLQKQPLVAKLAAYAQYQATLQNQAKTKAAVPVEGFSWGNYINSNSFTAAPVTCFRHAPMGTCWGDISEGVRVEVPNTDCSLPTKVFWIAGIVKLAGYNALLRYEGFENDSSLDFWCNVCGSDIHPVGWCATSGKPLVPPRTIQHKYANWKAFLVKRLTGAKTLPPDFSQKVSESMQYPFKTSMRVEVVDKTHLCRTRVAVVDSVIGGRLRLVYEESEDKSDDFWCHMYSPLIHHVGWSRAIGHRFKRADLTKKQDGHFDAPPHLFLKVKEVDLAGEWFKEGMKLEAIDPLNLSAICVATIRKVLADGYLMIGIDGSEAADGSDWFCYHATSPSIFPVGFCEINMIELTPPRGYAKLPFKWFDYLRETDSIAAPVKLFNKEVPNHGFHVGMKLEAVDLMEPRLVCVATVTRIIHRLLRIHFDGWEEEYDQWVDCESPDLYPVGWCQLTGYQLQPPAPQSSRDSQSSSSKQKKKAKSQQYKGHKKMMSLQLKEELLDGEEYGFFQGASDQESNGSASYYIKQEP; this is encoded by the exons ATGTTTGACGGCTATGATAGTTGTAGTGaggacaccagcagcagctccagctcagatGAGAGTGAAGAGGAGGTTGCTCCTTTGCCATCCAGCCTCCCCATTATAAAGAACAATGGACAGGTCTATACGTACCCAGATGGCAAGTCTGGCATGG ccaccTGTGAGATGTGTGGGATGGTTGGTGTCCGGGACGCCTTCTACTCCAAAACCAAACGCTTCTGCAGCGTCTCCTGCTCCAGGAGCTACTCCTCCAactccaagaaggccagcatTCTGGCCAGGCTTCAGGTAGCG GGGAAACCTCCGACCAAGAAAGCTAAAGTCCTGCAGAAACAACCACTGGTGGCTAAGTTAGCAGCTTATGCTCAGTACCAAGCAACCCTGCAAAACCAGGCAAAGACTAAAGCAG CTGTCCCTGTGGAAGGTTTCAGCTGGGGTAACTACATCAACAGCAATAGcttcacagcagctcctgtcaCCTGCTTTAGACAC GCACCCATGGGGACCTGCTGGGGTGACATCTCGGAAGGAGTGCGAGTGGAGGTTCCAAACACTGACTGCAGCCTGCCTACCAAAGTCTTCTGGATAGCTGGGATTGTGAAACTAGCAG GCTACAATGCCCTGCTGAGATATGAAGGCTTTGAAAATGATTCAAGTCTTGACTTCTGGTGCAACGTTTGTGGGTCTGACATCCACCCAGTTGGTTGGTGTGCAACCAGTGGGAAGCCCCTGGTCCCTCCTCGAA CCATCCAACACAAATACGCAAACTGGAAAGCTTTTCTAGTGAAACGACTCACTGGTGCCAAAACACTTCCTCCTGACTTTTCTCAGAAG GTGTCGGAGAGCATGCAGTACCCCTTCAAGACGTCCATgagggtggaggtggtggacaAGACGCACCTGTGCCGCACCAGGGTGGCCGTGGTGGACAGCGTGATCGGGGGCCGCCTGCGGCTGGTGTACGAGGAGAGTGAGGACAAGAGCGACGACTTCTGGTGCCACATGTACAGCCCTCTGATCCACCACGTCGGCTGGTCCCGCGCCATCGGACACCGCTTCAAGCGCGCTG ACCTGACAAAGAAACAGGATGGACATTTTGATGCTCCCCCCCACTTGTTTCTGAAG GTAAAAGAGGTGGACTTAGCTGGAGAATGGTTTAAAGAAGGAATGAAGTTGGAAGCTATAGACCCCTTAAACCTTTCAGCAATATGTGTGGCAACTATTAGAAAG gTTTTAGCAGATGGCTATCTTATGATTGGGATTGATggctcagaagcagcagatggGTCTGATTGGTTTTGTTACCATGCCACTTCCCCTTCTATTTTCCCTGTTGGTTTCTGTGAAATTAACATGATTGAACTAACTCCACCCAGAG GTTATGCAAAACTCCCTTTTAAATGGTTTGACTACCTCAGGGAAACTGACTCCATAGCAGCACCTGTCAAGCTCTTCAACAAG gaggtTCCCAACCACGGGTTCCACGTGGGGATGAAGCTGGAGGccgtggacctgatggagccgCGGCTGGTGTGCGTGGCCACGGTGACACGGATCATCCACCGCCTGCTGCGCATCCACTTCGACGGCTGGGAGGAGGAGTACGATCAGTGGGTGGACTGCGAGTCCCCAGACCTCTACCCGGTGGGCTGGTGCCAGCTAACTGGGTaccagctgcagcctccagcaccACAGT cCTCAAGAGACAGCCAATCAAGTTCAtccaaacagaagaagaaagctaAATCACAGCAGTACAAAGGACACAAGAAAA TGATGTCCctgcagctgaaggaggagTTGCTGGATGGGGAGGAGTATGGCTTCTTCCAGGGAGCATCCGACCAGGAGAGCAACGGCTCTGCCAGTTACTACATCAAGCAGGAGCcctga
- the MBTD1 gene encoding MBT domain-containing protein 1 isoform X2 produces the protein MFDGYDSCSEDTSSSSSSDESEEEVAPLPSSLPIIKNNGQVYTYPDGKSGMATCEMCGMVGVRDAFYSKTKRFCSVSCSRSYSSNSKKASILARLQGKPPTKKAKVLQKQPLVAKLAAYAQYQATLQNQAKTKAAVPVEGFSWGNYINSNSFTAAPVTCFRHAPMGTCWGDISEGVRVEVPNTDCSLPTKVFWIAGIVKLAGYNALLRYEGFENDSSLDFWCNVCGSDIHPVGWCATSGKPLVPPRTIQHKYANWKAFLVKRLTGAKTLPPDFSQKVSESMQYPFKTSMRVEVVDKTHLCRTRVAVVDSVIGGRLRLVYEESEDKSDDFWCHMYSPLIHHVGWSRAIGHRFKRADLTKKQDGHFDAPPHLFLKVKEVDLAGEWFKEGMKLEAIDPLNLSAICVATIRKVLADGYLMIGIDGSEAADGSDWFCYHATSPSIFPVGFCEINMIELTPPRGYAKLPFKWFDYLRETDSIAAPVKLFNKEVPNHGFHVGMKLEAVDLMEPRLVCVATVTRIIHRLLRIHFDGWEEEYDQWVDCESPDLYPVGWCQLTGYQLQPPAPQSSRDSQSSSSKQKKKAKSQQYKGHKKMMSLQLKEELLDGEEYGFFQGASDQESNGSASYYIKQEP, from the exons ATGTTTGACGGCTATGATAGTTGTAGTGaggacaccagcagcagctccagctcagatGAGAGTGAAGAGGAGGTTGCTCCTTTGCCATCCAGCCTCCCCATTATAAAGAACAATGGACAGGTCTATACGTACCCAGATGGCAAGTCTGGCATGG ccaccTGTGAGATGTGTGGGATGGTTGGTGTCCGGGACGCCTTCTACTCCAAAACCAAACGCTTCTGCAGCGTCTCCTGCTCCAGGAGCTACTCCTCCAactccaagaaggccagcatTCTGGCCAGGCTTCAG GGGAAACCTCCGACCAAGAAAGCTAAAGTCCTGCAGAAACAACCACTGGTGGCTAAGTTAGCAGCTTATGCTCAGTACCAAGCAACCCTGCAAAACCAGGCAAAGACTAAAGCAG CTGTCCCTGTGGAAGGTTTCAGCTGGGGTAACTACATCAACAGCAATAGcttcacagcagctcctgtcaCCTGCTTTAGACAC GCACCCATGGGGACCTGCTGGGGTGACATCTCGGAAGGAGTGCGAGTGGAGGTTCCAAACACTGACTGCAGCCTGCCTACCAAAGTCTTCTGGATAGCTGGGATTGTGAAACTAGCAG GCTACAATGCCCTGCTGAGATATGAAGGCTTTGAAAATGATTCAAGTCTTGACTTCTGGTGCAACGTTTGTGGGTCTGACATCCACCCAGTTGGTTGGTGTGCAACCAGTGGGAAGCCCCTGGTCCCTCCTCGAA CCATCCAACACAAATACGCAAACTGGAAAGCTTTTCTAGTGAAACGACTCACTGGTGCCAAAACACTTCCTCCTGACTTTTCTCAGAAG GTGTCGGAGAGCATGCAGTACCCCTTCAAGACGTCCATgagggtggaggtggtggacaAGACGCACCTGTGCCGCACCAGGGTGGCCGTGGTGGACAGCGTGATCGGGGGCCGCCTGCGGCTGGTGTACGAGGAGAGTGAGGACAAGAGCGACGACTTCTGGTGCCACATGTACAGCCCTCTGATCCACCACGTCGGCTGGTCCCGCGCCATCGGACACCGCTTCAAGCGCGCTG ACCTGACAAAGAAACAGGATGGACATTTTGATGCTCCCCCCCACTTGTTTCTGAAG GTAAAAGAGGTGGACTTAGCTGGAGAATGGTTTAAAGAAGGAATGAAGTTGGAAGCTATAGACCCCTTAAACCTTTCAGCAATATGTGTGGCAACTATTAGAAAG gTTTTAGCAGATGGCTATCTTATGATTGGGATTGATggctcagaagcagcagatggGTCTGATTGGTTTTGTTACCATGCCACTTCCCCTTCTATTTTCCCTGTTGGTTTCTGTGAAATTAACATGATTGAACTAACTCCACCCAGAG GTTATGCAAAACTCCCTTTTAAATGGTTTGACTACCTCAGGGAAACTGACTCCATAGCAGCACCTGTCAAGCTCTTCAACAAG gaggtTCCCAACCACGGGTTCCACGTGGGGATGAAGCTGGAGGccgtggacctgatggagccgCGGCTGGTGTGCGTGGCCACGGTGACACGGATCATCCACCGCCTGCTGCGCATCCACTTCGACGGCTGGGAGGAGGAGTACGATCAGTGGGTGGACTGCGAGTCCCCAGACCTCTACCCGGTGGGCTGGTGCCAGCTAACTGGGTaccagctgcagcctccagcaccACAGT cCTCAAGAGACAGCCAATCAAGTTCAtccaaacagaagaagaaagctaAATCACAGCAGTACAAAGGACACAAGAAAA TGATGTCCctgcagctgaaggaggagTTGCTGGATGGGGAGGAGTATGGCTTCTTCCAGGGAGCATCCGACCAGGAGAGCAACGGCTCTGCCAGTTACTACATCAAGCAGGAGCcctga
- the LOC128976506 gene encoding nucleoside diphosphate kinase — translation MAANCERTFIAIKPDGVQRGLVGDIIKRFEQKGFRLVAMKFLHASEDLLKQHYIDLKDRPFYPGLVKYMNSGPVVAMVWEGLNVVKTGRVMLGETNPADSKPGTIRGDFCIQVGRNIIHGSDSVESAQKEISLWFKPAELVDYRSCAHDWIYE, via the exons ATGGCTGCCAACTGCGAGCGCACCTTCATCGCCATCAAGCCCGACGGCGTGCAGCGGGGGCTGGTGGGGGACATCATCAAGCGCTTCGAGCAGAAGGGCTTCAGACTGGTGGCCATGAAGTTCCTGCAC GCCTCTGAAGACCTTCTCAAACAACACTACATTGACCTCAAGGACCGACCATTCTACCCTGGGCTGGTTAAATACATGAACTCTGGACCCGTTGTGGCCATG gtaTGGGAAGGACTCAACGTAGTTAAAACTGGGAGAGTCATGCTGGGGGAAACAAACCCTGCAGACTCCAAGCCTGGCACCATCCGTGGTGACTTCTGCATTCAAGTAGGAAG GAACATCATCCATGGCAGCGACTCCGTGGAGAGTGCGCAGAAGGAGATCAGCCTCTGGTTcaagcctgcagagctggttgACTACAGGTCCTGTGCACACGACTGGATCTATGAGTGA
- the LOC128976505 gene encoding nucleoside diphosphate kinase-like: MASSAERTFIAIKPDGVQRGLVGDIIKRFEQKGFKLVAMKLIHASEDLLREHYIDLQDRPFYEGLVQYMHSGPVVAMVWEGLNVVKTGRVMLGETNPFDSKPGTIRGDFCVQVGRNIIHGSDSVESAETEINLWFTPEELVDYRSCAHEWIYD, from the exons ATGGCCTCCAGCGCCGAGCGCACCTTCATCGCCATCAAGCCCGACGGGGTGCAGCGGGGGCTGGTGGGGGACATCATCAAGCGCTTCGAGCAGAAGGGCTTCAAACTGGTGGCCATGAAATTAATTCAC GCCTCTGAAGACCTGCTGAGAGAACACTACATTGACCTCCAGGACCGGCCCTTCTATGAGGGCCTGGTGCAGTACATGCACTCTGGGCCGGTTGTGGCCATG GTGTGGGAGGGTCTCAACGTGGTGAAGACTGGAAGAGTGATGCTGGGGGAAACGAATCCCTTTGACTCCAAGCCTGGCACGATCCGTGGGGACTTCTGCGTTCAAGTGGGAAG gaaCATCATCCATGGAAGTGACTCCGTAGAAAGTGCTGAGACAGAGATCAATTTGTGGTTCACTCCTGAGGAACTCGTTGATTACAGGAGCTGTGCTCATGAATGGATCTATGACTAA